The Calypte anna isolate BGI_N300 chromosome 23, bCalAnn1_v1.p, whole genome shotgun sequence genome has a segment encoding these proteins:
- the BSDC1 gene encoding BSD domain-containing protein 1, which produces MAEGEEAGWWRSWLQQSYQAVKEKSTEALEFMKRDLAEFTQVVQHDTACTIAATASVVKDKLARTEGTSGATEKVRKGLSDFLGVISDTFAPSPDKTIDCDVITLMATPTGTTEPYDSAKARLYSLQSDPATYCNEPDGPAELLEAWLSHFNLEERKGEIAELLATSPSIRALYTKMVPVAVSHSEFWQRYFYKVHRLEQDEARREALKQRAEQSIHQEEPGWEEDEEEFLGMSPLPCANVKFPEAAEKESAPAALEGSHPTAPKGPSEESWAILPPEPAPAEGSPSESSESISLVTQIANPDSLPAAQLQTGAQPAGTRVLSQRLLEATSEEQSSLPKPPEPGQPSAPAQESAASSEQPSVTELKEVESKAQGRTETLKEEGPTDLRVFELNSDSGKSTPSNNGKKGSSTDISEDWEKDFDLDMTEEEVQLALSKVEVSGELEDEEWEDWE; this is translated from the exons ATGGCGGAGGG GGAGGAGGCGGGGTGGTGGCggagctggctgcagcagagctacCAGGCTGTCAAGGAGAAG TCCACAGAAGCTTTGGAATTCATGAAACGGGACTTGGCTGAGTTCACTCAAGTGGTGCAGCATGACACAGCCTGCACGATTGCTGCTACAGCCAGCGTGGTCAAGGACAAGCTGGCA aGGACAGAGGGTACCTCAGGTGCAACTGAAAAGGTGAGGAAAGGGCTCTCTGACTTCCTGGGTGTCATCTCGGACACGTTTGCTCCCTCACCAGATAAGACCATTGACTGCGATGTCATCACATTGATGGCAACACCCACAGGGACCACAGAGCCCTATGACAGTGCCAAG GCTCGCCTCTACAGCCTCCAGTCAGACCCTGCCACCTACTGCAATGAACCTGATG GTCCTGCTGAGCTCCTTGAGGCCTGGCTCTCACACTTTAacctggaggagaggaaaggggagattgcagagctgctggcaaccAGCCCTTCCATCCGGGCTCTCTACACCAAAATG GTCCCTGTGGCTGTTTCCCACTCAGAGTTCTGGCAGCGCTACTTCTATAAAGTGCATCGCCTGGAGCAG GATGAAGCCCGGAGAGAGGCTCTGAAGCAGCgagcagagcagagcattcACCAagaggagccaggctgggaagagGATGAAG AGGAGTTCTTGGGGATGTCACCCCTGCCTTGTGCAAATGTGAAatttccagaagcagcagagaaagaatctgcccctgcagccctggagggaAGCCACCCCACTGCTCCCAAGGGGCCCTCAGAGGAGAGCTGGGCCATCCTCCCTCCAgagccagctccagcagaggGGAGCCCCTCGGAGAGCAGTGAAAGCATCTCCCTTGTGACTCAGATTGCAAACCCTGActctctgcctgctgcacaGCTACAGACTGGAGCACAACCAGCTGGGACCAGAGTCCTCtcccagaggctgctggaggccacctcagaagagcagagctccCTCCCAAAGCCCCCAGAACCTGGCCAGCCTTCTGCACCTGCCCAGGAGtcagcagcatcctcagagcAACCATCTGTTACAGAGCTCAAAGAGGTGGAGAGCAAAGCCCAGGGCAGGACAGAGACTCTGAAAGAGGAAGGACCAACAGATCTTCGAGTCTTTGAGCTGAACTCAGATAGTGGGAAATCCACTCCCTCCAACAATGGCAAGAAAG GCTCCAGCACTGACATCAGCGAGGACTGGGAGAAGGATTTTGATTTGGACATGACTGAGGAGGAGGTGCAGCTGGCACTCTCGAAGGTGGAGGTGTCTGGGGAG CTGGAAGATGAAGAGTGGGAAGACTGGGAATAA
- the FAM229A gene encoding protein FAM229A, protein MSSQWSQQVRRFPMEAGDCPSSAQPPQLRDPADTEQPTGSAIPCHAVPYRAIPCRATGLMLLSPHRQLRRCPGSHRLTVLNVPIDVFVAMGGGRRPRTS, encoded by the exons ATGAGCTCCCAGTGGTCACAGCAGGTCCGGAGATTCCCTATGGAAGCAGGGGactgtcccagctctgctcagcctccCCAGCTGAGGGACCCGGCAGACACTGAGCAGCCCACGGGCAG TGCCATTCCATGCCATGCTGTGCCATACCGTGCCATTCCGTGCCGTGCCACGGGGCTCATGCTGCTCTCTCCCCACAGGCAGCTGCGGCGATGCCCCGGCAGCCACCGCCTGACCGTGCTCAACGTCCCCATCGATGTGTTCGTCGCCATGGGAGGGGGCAGGAGGCCTCGCACCTCCTGA
- the TSSK3 gene encoding testis-specific serine/threonine-protein kinase 3, with the protein MEGFLLANGYQLGRTVGEGMFSKVKEAFSQKHQKKVAIKIMDKKESPEEFVRKFLPRELQIVMNLEHRNIIQVYEVLESPAGKIFLVMELAEDGDVFDYVLREGPLPEPRARALFRQLVDAVQYCHGCGVAHRDLKCENTLLQGHTLKLTDFGFAKLIPRDGAELSRTFCGSTAYAAPEVLWGVPHDSRKGDVWSMGAILYILLYARMPFDDTDIPKMMHQQQKGISLPRHQRISGECQNLLKMLLEPDMDLRPSIEVVSRHPWLTNP; encoded by the exons ATGGAGGGGTTTTTGCTTGCCAATGGCTACCAGCTGGGCAGGACGGTTGGGGAGGGGATGTTCTCCAAAGTAAAGGAGGCTTTTTCCCAAAAACACCAGAAGAAAGTGGCAATTAAAATAATGGACAAGAAGGAAAGCCCCGAAG AATTTGTTCGCAAATTCCTGCCCCGGGAGCTCCAGATCGTCATGAACTTGGAGCACAGGAACATCATCCAAGTGTATGAGGTGCTGGAATCCCCAGCTGGGAAGATTTTCCTGGTGATGGAGCTGGCGGAGGATGGAGACGTCTTTGACTACGTCCTCCGTGAGGGTCCCCTGCCCGAGCCCCGGGCCAGAGCGCTCTTCCGCCAGCTGGTGGATGCGGTGCAGTACTGCCACGGCTGCGGGGTGGCCCACCGGGACCTCAAGTGTGAGAACACCCTCCTGCAGGGCCACACCTTGAAGCTGACAGATTTCGGCTTCGCCAAGCTGATCCCCAGGGACGGCGCGGAGCTGAGCAGGACGTtctgtggcagcacagcctACGCGGCGCCCGAGGTGCTGTGGGGTGTGCCCCACGACAGCCGCAAAGGTGATGTCTGGAGCATGGGTGCCATCCTCTACATCCTGCTCTATGCCCGCATGCCCTTCGATGACACCGACATCCCCAAGATGATGCATCAGCAACAGAAAGGCATCTCCCTCCCCAGGCACCAGAGGATCTCCGGGGAGTGTCAGAACCTCCTGAAAATGCTCCTGGAACCAGACATGGACCTGAGACCTTCTATCGAGGTGGTCAGCAGGCACCCATGGCTGACTAACCCCTGA